One region of Candidatus Bathyarchaeota archaeon genomic DNA includes:
- a CDS encoding response regulator encodes MKNIKKRKKLKLHILYVEDEPNDQLIMKHALKKLPIDYDLTTVSTGREGLNEVEKKKFDLLLLDYMLPAMSGIELLNELQKRKVYTPIIFVTSKGSEKVAVEAIKLGVIDYIVKDEIGTNRLTDSITEIIGTRTKAIKSFNKRFIFYLVFAVVYGLVFINYIDVITGGYEGYHLWLVIMYFFPFATLTMIFPRNLQLTLGLGLLVSLMNDVFYGVIRSMMGLPLDLGWYYHNWLVPTDTLLFTLNLGFAIIPVYSWMMALTIYLRIILVFILLRMWYIPAKIRYINQAQIIKKDKKATTASV; translated from the coding sequence ATGAAAAATATTAAGAAGAGAAAAAAATTGAAACTCCATATACTGTATGTCGAAGATGAACCGAACGATCAGTTAATTATGAAACATGCCCTAAAAAAACTGCCAATAGACTACGACTTGACAACAGTCAGTACTGGCCGAGAGGGTTTAAACGAGGTTGAGAAGAAAAAATTTGATTTGTTACTGCTTGACTACATGTTGCCCGCAATGAGCGGTATTGAACTCCTTAACGAGCTGCAGAAACGTAAAGTTTACACTCCAATAATTTTTGTCACTAGCAAAGGAAGCGAGAAAGTAGCAGTTGAAGCTATAAAACTCGGGGTAATTGATTATATTGTCAAAGATGAGATCGGTACAAATCGTCTGACTGATAGCATAACCGAAATAATAGGCACACGAACTAAGGCGATTAAGTCTTTTAACAAAAGATTCATCTTCTACTTGGTGTTCGCTGTCGTTTACGGATTGGTTTTTATAAATTATATAGATGTAATTACGGGGGGTTATGAAGGGTACCACCTTTGGCTTGTTATAATGTATTTTTTCCCATTCGCCACCCTAACCATGATATTTCCCCGGAACTTGCAATTAACCCTCGGGTTGGGTCTTTTGGTGTCGCTTATGAACGACGTTTTCTATGGGGTTATTAGGAGCATGATGGGGTTACCGCTTGATTTAGGCTGGTATTACCATAATTGGCTCGTTCCGACAGATACTCTTCTATTCACGTTAAACCTCGGCTTCGCGATTATACCTGTCTATTCATGGATGATGGCGCTCACCATTTACCTTAGAATAATCCTAGTATTCATACTGTTAAGAATGTGGTACATCCCAGCAAAAATCAGATACATAAATCAAGCGCAAATAATAAAAAAGGATAAGAAAGCTACAACAGCAAGCGTGTAA
- a CDS encoding response regulator → MLTNTNSQHAPPEYPILLVEDNLDDILITQRAMAKGRIRNKLYIVNDGEEALDFFNKRGKYEGAPTPTLVLLDLKMPKLDGFEVLKAVKNDENLKSIPIIVLTSSERDKDIDRAYKLGANSYIMKPVNFDNFIETILSIKYYWLTISKVPVF, encoded by the coding sequence ATGTTGACAAACACGAACTCACAACACGCGCCACCGGAATACCCCATTCTTTTGGTGGAGGACAACTTGGATGACATTTTGATAACCCAGAGAGCCATGGCAAAAGGCCGAATAAGAAACAAACTCTACATAGTCAACGACGGCGAAGAAGCTCTTGACTTTTTCAACAAACGTGGAAAATACGAAGGCGCGCCTACGCCGACTCTTGTTCTGTTAGATCTGAAAATGCCGAAACTTGATGGTTTCGAGGTGTTGAAAGCGGTAAAAAATGACGAAAACCTCAAGAGCATACCGATAATAGTTTTAACCTCTTCTGAGCGAGACAAAGACATAGACCGTGCCTACAAGCTTGGCGCTAACAGCTACATTATGAAACCTGTGAATTTTGACAACTTTATTGAGACCATACTTTCGATTAAGTATTATTGGCTGACAATTTCCAAGGTGCCTGTATTCTAA